The DNA sequence CACAATTGAAGAACTGAAACTAAAACAATAATAATATGATCACCGGCTTGACAATTCTGACCGCTCTGGTATGCTTGTTGCTGATGGGAGCCGTTCTCATTCAAAACCCCAAAGGAGGTGGAATTGATTCTACTTTCGGTGGTAGTTCAGCTAACCAAGTATTCGGTGCTGCGAAGTCTACGGACTTTATCGAAAAGGTTACCTGGTACTTGGCCATTGCACTGTTCGCGCTGTGCATTATCACTTCATTGGTAGCAGATAGCTCTGCCACTGATGCGATGGGCCTCTAAAAAAGAGCACACTAGCTTAAAAAAGCCTGACCGAGTTTTCGGTCAGGCTTTTTTTGTGGTACCGAGCATAGGATCGGTCGCTCCATAGGATCGGGTTTGAAACCCAATCCTACGGAGCGGAAAGAGCGGATAGCCTGTCCCACAGGGGAGCGCCCAAAAAAACGCCCCACTGACAAAACAACCCTGTCAAAAATTCACCTGCTACTTTTGATTTTGGGCGGATGCTCTGCCGCATTTGCTGACAACCTGTCGCTTTGTCAGCTTGGTTGCCTTTGGCACGTATTATGCTAATAGACCAATGTTGCCAGACTGGCAACTTTCCATGTAATTCATTAATTCAATTGATAATCAAACTTATTCATTTATGAAGCCCATCAACGACCGAGTAGTGATCAAGCCGGCTACGGCGGAAGAAACCACGAAGGGTGGTATCATTATTCCGGATACAGCCAAGGAAAAGCCACAGCGCGGCGAGGTTGTAGCAGTTGGTCCTGGTAAGGACGGCAACTTAATGACAGTACAAGTCGGCGATGTCGTACTTTACGGCAAATACGCTGGCCAGGAAATCAACTTCGAAGGAGAGGACTACCTCATCATGCGCGAAGACGACGTCCTGATCATTCTGTAGCTCTTAACAACGCTCACATCAAACTTCGAGAAGTTTGGCAAAGGATATTTGATCTTCTGATTCCTTTCCTCCTTCTCAGATTTTTCCAAAAAACTTAAAAACGAACTATAAATATGGCTAAGGAAATTAGCTTCAACAGAGACGC is a window from the Lewinella sp. LCG006 genome containing:
- the secG gene encoding preprotein translocase subunit SecG produces the protein MITGLTILTALVCLLLMGAVLIQNPKGGGIDSTFGGSSANQVFGAAKSTDFIEKVTWYLAIALFALCIITSLVADSSATDAMGL
- the groES gene encoding co-chaperone GroES, which codes for MKPINDRVVIKPATAEETTKGGIIIPDTAKEKPQRGEVVAVGPGKDGNLMTVQVGDVVLYGKYAGQEINFEGEDYLIMREDDVLIIL